attttggatagcaattgatttatttttctaatcccttatgtgtagatatcctatgtctgtcacatagttagttttaagcttttatttcctgtagtgtatctttattatagctagtacatgaccccacaagcatatGTTATTGCTTTactattgattgtgtttgaataaaggatattgttgtcttgtcttgtagataatgcaaaacagcctcagttgtatttgcattatttctgaatgttacttttaaagggcaaaccattaaaaagtgtacaaattttgcaggagttcaggaaaaatattcaaaatattcattgatttgaagttcctgaagcaggtaaatcttgaagagtttacccaaccatatttggaatatacggcatttctttttgggaatgttcaagtccaccgaattcattttctttatgttgagaagtactgtaagactgttgactccatggggttccccattgacgagtaaaatcgtctggtgttagacagagcaaaatactctggctttagacagagtaaaataccaagtatggccggtttaggggtgaaagggttaaagtgcgatcattactttgactttctttcttcatttgaaccaaaacaaagtgactaatcatcacctccaccattgctatacaacggctttggcttttagaacaaagtatcaaagttgaagctggtagctcaaggagtaaactttgcaaaagagttaggttaaaaatacttttatggtattttagtattattgtagaacaaatttgcataatatcgttaaagtcattaaatcaatgagaatccaaacatgaggatgcagtttgctgaggaggggtctttttttttaaacaacccttaaaggtaacagaaccttcaacaagttttctaaactttgaaaatacctaattttatatcctcctgctgttttattgctggaagataaaatcaattcctgattaagtatttttgttgtcacactAACCTACTACAATGTggtgaaagcgtattattagctgtagtaatattttgttacagtaaaattctccctgctagtaagctggacttctgaatcaaatattgttgttttggctattcagagttaacctaatctatgtttatttctataatttgaaggaaagcaaacaattggcattttgcttgtaacaactgtaacaaaatataattgcaactaaaaggtttccttctagtgtacccattatgaggtgctatgacatggttattattactgctaaattcactttaaaatttatttttgaacgactgaaatacatttcttcattttcccctcggtcttgataaattttcctctatggaccacttgaatggcaattttaacaacttaattttgaaaaaaaatgctaaaatcttaacattttctgttagatgcgggaccccgcggaaacagtgtgtaactatttagttggaagagaaaccatttggaaatttaatggtatcttttttgttccacttttgaaaagataaacgcatgaattgaaatcaagatggcaatccattagctggtaagctccacaaacgaatttccactcaaacattAGCAACagagactcgcgttgaccttgaaatttttaaagaaatttccctcgtaaccctgttggcttaaaagagaatctcgctggcatagaaacgcactatgcagtcaacatTCGttcgttttactggcctgaaaaagggtcTTTTTTTGTCGACGGAGATCTAATCAAAcaccgaatggcagccatgtttgatttgaggtattgaagtcacatgacaaggcctcgaccaatcagacatttttcgccagtgaaccagccggctcgacatttcgtgttgagcatgcgttaaaaattcaaacgtattcgggagtcagtcacgcgtgactagttaccgcaaaaccacaaaaccaaaacaaacagtagcggatattttcgaacaactctgtcaaacacacgacaaccaaggaatcatttcctcaagatagttcaagtttttaaattgccatttcaatttttactgaaaaattaataggtttctcaatagaccattttacagttgtcgctaagttaccaggcctaacaatggaagcgaggctgccggtgaccctgttttgatacaaaccttcatgcttttgtaatgctaatatggactaattagcgttacaacaacacaatttacatgataaaagcagtgaggtctgtatcaatgcaaggtcaccggcagcctcgcagccattcataggcttggtcgctgagcaaacaactgtaaaatggcctattctgcagattctggtaaactagcttctgtaaccgacatacggaggaaatactcatgggaaaattgtcacgctgttgtaaatttaaaaaatattgatgacgcgtggcgattgatcttGCCAAAACAGGTTTGGCAAGTTGAaaccatttctttggatgagcggcaaatcagaGAAAGTCgcgccggctggcagagtctactttcctcttcccgacttatctaggaagatcgaaagagactcggCTCGCAGGGTAGAGAACTGAAGGAAGccaataaagaaaataaaaccacCCTTTCCTGCTGAGAAAGAGCCAGTTATTTTACACTGATGCCCTTCCGTTCAATCTTATGTAAAACGAAGAGCTTTCGTTCCTTAAAAAGTGCTAGCAAATCATGTTGTAAAATAATGCTGATTTACTgatttgaaaagaacccctaagaggaaccaagatcctgtcttgtgggcgtggcatgaaatttttttcacccctaagaggtaccaaattatgggttttaattagacaaaattaaaaataagttcATTGTCAAttgtctcctgtcataatttttcgGCTTAATTccctaaaaggtaccgctaaagctcTCGCTGTccaccttttgaggctgaacactctaagaggtaccaaaaccacttttttaacccctaaaggttACGACGAGTaaccccgtcctttttatatgggaatcccccccccccctcccctcaacCCGGTTTTTCATCCCACCTTGCATGCTAGTCAACCAAGAAAGTAATTGACATCCGACTTTGAATAAATAAGTCTGTTTACGAGCCGagtggcccatcagagccggagcttatcccggtttctgtggcatgaagcgactaggagtattttttttACTCCCCGCTAGATGGAATGCCAGTAAATctcagggttacccccagcatttcgccggtacccatttatacacagagaggcaccgtgggagtaaagtatCTTGCCCAAAAACACATCACAAtatccccggccaggacccgaaccaggaccactcgatccggagtcgagcacacaaACCATGatgccaccgcgcctccctcaACTGAAGTAAAGAAAGGCTCTTCATAAACTTTTCTCTGCCACTCTGAGAAAATATGACCAAGTCAATGTCTttcaaacaatatttttataGGATCAATGTATTTGATACTTAAAAATCGACTTACCATATTTGACAGatgatatttatttataatatatGTCCAAAACTAACGAGTGTCAAGCATTCTAGTATCGAAGACccgggacccgtttctcgaaagacccgaaaacttttcgggcccgaaaaggcatccacttgttttggaaagcggatcttttaagatgttttcaagataacaagaGGCAGAATAACTGTGAAGTTCGACGACTTAAAACATCTCCTTTCatgagatacaaaggaaatggtGACACCCGAAAAAGCACCGAAAACTTGAATTCGGGACTTTTGAAAAATGGACCTCTGACTATAGGTACGAATTGTGAGGCACTGTTGCCCTTGATTCATTGGCGGACTTGAATACTTGAGCTTGAGATATAATCGGAAGAACTTTGTCCACTCTATCCCAGTTTGTCAtaccagggccgtagccagaaaaaaatatgactgaggcaatgcccgtggttaaattatcttcggataatatctgttcggaaaacgatttgagatctagaattttcgggacatttgttgtaaaatttcttgcttgcctgcctctcctaggattttcgaacaactgaaaaatggtataattgcccatttttaacggatttttaccctaagtcacctagaattttcgggagccttttttttggctaaaattttcgaaaaggtaagttttgatccctataattttcggatcactagactttcagctacgaaatccaaacagatgaaaaccttttaggggataaaaaaatGTCTATATCTACCattcaaatactaaaatacttttaacaatgctatgtttaagtggttttgaactatattctcgttgggtgcccctgaatcacgctttattttaaaatttcacgaaaaaatgaccgaGGCAAGTGcgtcggtttgcctcatactggctaccgCACTGAGAAACAGACTTGTTTAACCGGCGATTCACTGGAAATCTATAACGagaataatagtaataacaccGCGCAATTATGGATTGGACTGATTACAAGCATTTGTTTTCTCTAAGAAGGCTTAGAGTGAATTGGATGGGAagaatttcaaaactttttaagCCGATgagaatgggccatttccgagttgccgtttgtctcggtttcgaagcgagtcttggtgctcaactattgaaagggaaatgagtttgatttgcataagaatacgcaactcatttccatttgaatggttgtgcattAGGACTGGCTTTGAAaatgaggcatgcagcaactcgaaAATGGGCTATTGTCTGAAATGTCGCGCCCAGTTTCAGCCCTAACTGTCGTTTTTGCCTGTGGTTTCCGTTTCTTCGTCCCGTGGTTACGTTGAGTGGGACTGAAACTAATTATAACGAGTTAAAATTCCAGTCTAGTTCGAATTTATTATAAAGAGGTATCTTCATCCGTTTAAGCAGCTACACTTCCTCTAGTTTCAAGACCCCCTGTCTATTGGATCAGCGCGGGGCCTGGCGTTTGGGCAAACGTGGACTCCTTACCTGTCAGACCTTGTTTTAAAAGGTTACTTGTCAGGAACTGTGATTAGTACCTTTATTTAAATGCTTTAAAGAGGAAATTTGACAGGAGTAACTTGTCTCGTCAGAATATGCAGCATTATCCGAAGAACGCACTCAATTCCCATAATCTTCTTAATTCTTCCTTACATTGATAAAAGAAATCACAATTTTGGATTCTAAATGAGGACTGAATTTTTGTCTGATTTCACGCCAAAGGAACATTTGGCTGCAATGGATAGAACGTAATTCTGACCTGAAGAATTTTAACCTTAAGAAGAACACTACAACTGCGACACGTGATCTGCACCACCCTCACTCCCCATCTTCTTCACAGTTTAGTATGCGTCACCTTTAACAAGTGACTCATTTCAAACTGCTACTTTTTGTCAACGCAACTCcgatttttgttaattttttttgtaaatttaaagcTTGTTTTAAGCGTCagcaaaaagcgaaaaaaaaaaaacccagcccAATCCAAGAATTAATAgtaaaaaaggtttaaaaagcTGGCATAGGCTCtgcaaaatagaaaaatatacACAAAAAACGCCCTTCTTCTTTAAAAACGACACCGCACTGTTCGGATTTTGTATGCCCTTGGGGTGGTTACATTAATTAAAATCTACGTTTCGTAAACACCTTTATTTTCACCTTTAAGTCACTTGAAGACTAAGAACGTTTGAAAAGACTTCTCATCGACAAAGTGAGTATAGTCAGGCCTGtcgaaaaaaaaacccacagaAACGACACTTCCAGATCCAGTCCGTAAGagagtgttttctttgttttagctTTCACCGTTCTGTGATTGGTCAGATACACTCCATCAACTACCATCAGAAGAAGGAGAAAGAGCACTGGTTATCATGACTTGTTTCATGAATATTTCCTTGGCTGAATGTTCTaactacatttacatttttgcatGCAGGAGTGCGTTTTTAATTTACCATAACGAATTCAACAGAGCTCATAACCACGAAACGAACCTGCTCTTTAAAGTGAGGAAATTTCCTCAACATCTGCTCGCTGACGAACACGAGGGGAAGGTGAGTTCGGAGCTGATGAACTTCTGGGTCGGTCTTCGGCAGAAAGAGCTCCTGATCTCTTGCGAAAAGAACTTTTTTGAAGAGTAGGAGACTTTAAGGCCTGTTCTATTTCTTCCAATTCTGATCTACGTTTTTCCTCATCATCACCTGTCTCAAGAGTTATCGACATCGGCACATTTGACGGTGGATCTTTAAAGTGTTCTGACACCGTGCTATCAAGGTGGTCTCCATTCTCATCAAAGGAGCTTCCTGAGCTCTCTGCTGATTTATGCCTCCGCACAAAATTAAAGACTTTCGACGGAGAtgaaatgcttttgaaataGCCAGGTCTGGTTGGGCTTTCTGTTTCCCCTTCGCGCTCGCGTTCCCGCTCGTCAGCTTTCGGCTTCTCATCGTCAAGCGCAGCATGTTCCGAGGATTTGTCACAACGACCCGACAGCTTCTGAGGTAACCCCAAAATACCACTTCGGCAAGAACGAAAAGACGAATACAGGGAATTGTTGCTGTCAAAAGCACTGTAAATGGAAGGACTGTTGCTAACAGATGGACCAAACATGCACTCCAAGGTGCTGTAAGTCGGTGCACTTTTGAAAAGGCTTCTGCCGCGATTTCTATCAAGACTCAAAGAGTTTTGGGCTGCGGGTGAAAGACTTCGCCTCTCTGGTATCAGCTCTTCTAACTTATTGTCTAATGACAGGTTTTTTTTAGGAGAATCTTCTACGCTATCAATGTTTTGTTCGTTTGTAGGTGATTTCTGCATGGCCACGCGCTTTTTGACGCTATCTATGATCTCAGTTGTCTTCCGGCGCGATCTCCAATCATATGAATCTTCACTGCTGTGAGTACTCTCCAGCGGCGAATTCTCTTCCATTTCTTCGCCTCGTTCCAGTTTCATTACCATTGCAGCTTCAGTATCTATGTGGAAGCTCTTTCCAGTTTTCTGCCCCAAAAAAGATCAATTAACAAAGATCAGTGGTCGCACAGACTATGATTGCCACGTTTAataacggtccgccattaccccAAAACAACAAGAACTATTTTATTTGTTGCCACAAAAATACAAGTAAGATAACAATAGGGAAggaaattaaggtggctcaaaccagtttcaacacttgaaagaaacgttcttattagaaggattaacACTACAACAGGTAAtaacttaacagcaatgttatggcacCTCATCAAACCAATTaatgctgaaaaagattcggtcattattgtgacataaaaagttaccgtggcagCAGGAAAGTcgtgcaaaaacaccccatattttggcttcagctgctcatatctcatttttttatttctgaaatgtaatcagcatgccagaatgaactttctgcaaagttaaaaaaaatatgtgcAGCGGATttaccttaaataattgaaaatttgaggttgctctgaatccgctccacagactttaaactttgcagagagtttcatcttggcctgctgatcactatTGTGCAATAAATATTAAGAgatcgagttcgtttttcagatatgagcaaccaaagccaaaatatagggtgtttttgcaaggctttcctgttgccatggtaacttgttacgttaTAAAAATgaccgcatcttgttcagcaataattgatgtttcacatggtaacataacattgctgttacgtgataaaatgttgtagtgtcaatGATCCATTTAACagcaaggtctcttgaaagtcttgaaactggtttgagccccCTTTAgacctgtttacatggagggacGGTGCCCTGGCTAACCGAGTTACCCGTCTAACACAGCTACCCTGGGAGAGCGAGAAAAACGAGATTGAAGCGTTTCCATGCTAGACAAGGTAACCTGCCTTCCTGGGGCACCCTGTCTACTTGCCGGAGGCACCCTACTATTTTGCATGTAAACGGTTCGAGACTGGTTACACCGGCTAACCGAGGTGAGAAGAAATTGCCGTCCTGGGGAAATGTTTCGTCGTTATCATATGCCATTGACATCAACTGAACGATATGACAAATAAAGTGCAAAATAGTTTCCACAGACACTCAAAAGCGGCGGCTAGCGAAACAAATTATAAAAACATTAAACTACCcgccaaaacgtttcttttgtccGCCATCATGTTTGTTGTGCTCGGTGGCCCACTCAAAAGAGCAAGTTTTAACCCCCCTTCACCGGGTAACTTGGTCAGCCGGGGCACCCTccctccctccatgtaaacaggcccttaatTGGACAAAAACAACGACTCAGAAGAGTAAGAACTAAACGAGCTGAGTAGTTAAAAGAAGgttaataaacaaaaaaaagtagatacataaataaatgaataaataatgagTACTAGCTAATTACGGAACCAAAGCTTAGATCGATCTAATTCAATTTAAGAGCGAACGGAAGAATTAATAACGCAAGGCCAGCATCACACATACGTATACGTACTTAGAATATTTCTAGATATTGTTCGTTTAAACAAATTCTGAACAATTCTTCATCAAGTTTATTTTATAGGGAAGGAACAGAATAATGCAAGCTAAATTTACCGTAATTTTTTTTGAATGTTATCAACGTaattggttgattttgatgctagGATAGTATTACAATggactcacgttcaaaactgactgattggacttcagagggttggatcaaggaaaagtgacgtcatttagtCAAAATATCATCTTGTATATGCAGcttgttatatatgcaaaacactagtttaaaagtctgaaagccgcGTTCATGCTTTGCATCcctaaactagtgagtctttgacgtcatgttttcctcgatccagctccctcaagatttaaagttagtaatggtgcaccattaaatgggaaaattccatttaaaataGACAGGCGTCTTGTCTTGTTTAAACCAAGGTTTAAATATTTGAGTCACTTtgtgttcagttaacatagttttgaattgcaaagaaaaagaagaattaattttttgctcATAGTAGCACATAGAGAGTAGGAGCGATGTACAGTTTGCAAACATTGACGTATctatctttgatattgaaattgcCGTCCAGTGACACTGCAACAAAGGTTACGTCAGGCAAACTTTTGCTATTCTCGTTCCAAGGGTTCCTCTCTTTCTCTCTATTTCCCCTAAAGCGAGAGGAGACCCCGGAAACGAGCTAAACAATTAAGgcctctactaactatgcctCAGTGATCGCTGGCCATCAGGAGCAACGTGGAAAATAATTGTCTCGCAGCACTTCCAATCTACATTAATTTTTCGTTAAGATAAATTTCCGACTTAGTAAAGAATCAATTACTACAAGCTTCCTTTCAGCAGCTCACTCATGACCAGAGAGTTCTTAGCTGATAGTTAGATTTCTGCGCTCGGTTCACTTAACTACGAATTGTTGGTATCTTAATGCTCAGTGAGAGGTACTGCGGAATAGTTGAAAATTTAGAAATCATAATCGATGTTTCGGCCGGCCAAAAAGAAATCCCGACAAATGCCAGTCTCTGAAACCCTCCCAAGTAAGGCATTTCAGTTTGGATAGCAATGCCATCCAAAACGCGGTACAAGTGCACCCACTCAAATACATGAACATCATTTCATTTACCGCTTACCTTCTCGGCAGCGAAGGCACTATCGCTTACATCTGACGGATTCCTTTGAAGCTTGACTTTCCTCAGATCTTCCATCTCAAGTTCGGTCTGATAAAGCCGTTCCCTGACTTGATGTAGTTCTTCAGCTGTCTTCTTGTACTGCAGCTCAAACTGTCGGCTGTACTCCATCTGTCTGTCAATTGCTTCATCTCGACTGCGGACAACTTCAGTTAATCGGCACATAGTTTCTTCTCTGTCCTTCCTCACCTCATCTCGTTCCGCCGCAGTTTCCTTCCACGCCTTCTCATACAAATCTCGTTGCTCTCGATACGTGTTTGACGTCTGTTCGTAATCTTTGCACCGCTTTTTCAAGTCCTCAATTTCTCGCCCAGAAATTGTCAACCTCAGCTCCAATTCGTCCGCTTTGTCCCGGAGTTCAGAGTAATCAGCAACAGTGCTTTCATGACTTTCTTGAGTTTGTTTCCTGTCTTCTTCAACAATATCATACCTGGCTTTTAGTGCTTCTGTCCAACACTTCAGATCTTCTAATTCCCTCAAAGCCTCGTCTTTTTCTTGTTTAAGCTTCTGATTGCTGAACTGCAGCTGTCGAACTTTTACCTTCAGTTCCTCGGCTCGTTGGACGTTATCTTTTTGATGATCCAGCTTTTCCGTCAGCTTCATCGATTCTCGTCTCTGGTTGTCGTAATTCTTTGAAATCTGAGAGAAGCGGTTCAGAAGATTTTCTTTCTCGTTGTTGCTTTCCTCTAGCTTCTCTTTCAATTTGTCTACCTCCTCTTTGGTGGAGAGAAGCTTCATTTGCAGGGCGATTATGAAATGTGTTCTTTCAAGCATTTCTCTGTTCTGTTCTTGCTGATGCTGCGCAGCGCCTTCCACCACCTTTTTAGCGCTAGAATGTGACTCCATCAACATGGCTTCCGTGTCGAAATACCGTTTTTCCAGTTCGTCAATGAGCTGATTCTTCTCGAACAACTCTTTGGAAGTTCTACTCAACCTCTTTTCCAGCACAGCCTTTTCTTTTAACACTTCGTCGTATCGGATCGTCAAATCTTGCAAGTCGGACATGGTGCGTTTTAAATGATTGCTCATTATGTCAACGTCAGGTCCATAATTATTTGATCCTGGTTGGGAAAAAGGCAATTGAACAAACTGTAAGAAATGTTACGATTATCTGGCAGTCAAAacaaattttgcttttccttcTGAGCTTTTAACTCGTCTACCGGAAgatattattgctttttttCCTTGGGAGAaacccttgaaaaaaattaacatgatCTTTATGGTAAACTACCAACCGTGAACGACATTCCAAACAGGCACTGAACTGAATCGCACAACTTTTGCCGGTTTTGTGCTACTTTAAAGAAACATAAACATCTCCTACATTAAAAAAGtataaaatttccatttttctacATAATGGTGCAGTCATTTGTTGTTTCTTCGCTTAAAGTTGCAAAGTACTGCAGGGCTTTcgatagcttttcaaagtaccggTTTTGACAATGAAGGTGACGGACATGTTTATTTTCTCTTGCGAGGCTTGAAAGTGCCTTGGGATTGAACCCTCAACAAGTCTGGGTCCCCTATAACATACTGTAAATGAAACTCTCAAATGCTCTTTGTATTCTTGAGATAAACGAAATAAAACTAATCGCGCGAATAAAATGCCAACAtaattacagtgcaacgcgccttaccgtggccacccaacaatctttcacatttaacaattatgtgtaaatacgtcaactcaacaacccatgcaacggtgttctacttacaactgtgcgaactttgcaaggaggcgtgactgtcatcaaattcacacatcctgattggcggacaatttgtaaaaaactttgttaggtggccacggtaaggcgcgtcgcactgtaaggcAACATGACTTCTTGTTAGTTTGTGATTGTCTTATGTTTCTTTCAGGCCCCAAAAccataaagcaaaaaaaaaaaaaaaagaaaaaggaaaaataaagaaGTCAACAAATCTCCAAATTTATAGCGTCAAAGTACCGAACGTGAGATGGTAAAAAACCGTACGTAACGTCCGGCCAACCTCAAACGAAAAGCCTGAGTACTTTCGGAAATGCTATTGTCTCAAATTCTATTTAATGTATGCGGAAGTATTAATTGAAGACAACATAGCATCCGGTGTCTAAACCTTCTGAAACGTGCTGGATTCTAAACAAAACAGACAATAAAAAGACACAACTTCGACCAATCTGTAAATTCTGTCTTGCTAGCCGGTATGGAATCAAATGacactaaaatttaaaaaggttTCTAAcggcaaaacaaaagcaaaagtgATTTAACGGCTTGATATATCAATCATACTTTTAGAACTGGAGAGACGTTTAGAAAACGAATTGATTGATCACTCGAAAATGCAGATGGAGCACTAAGCACCTTAGTCTGAATACAAAGCAACCTAAAACTCGAAAACGTAGCACATTAGAAACAAACCGCTCACCGTTTAGAGCTAACAACTGTGGCCGAGTGGCCGAGTCGCCGACCGAGTGCTTTTTTTCGGAGTTCCCAAGTTCAAGTCCCGTTCCTATCACTGGATGATATCGTTGTGGCAAATGCCGTTTAAAGTTCTCGGCTATGCttgtaatttgttttattggccctgaaTAGATCCTGAGGGGAATGGTTACACTGACATCTTTATCACTAAGATCTTTGCACTGATTTTAAAACGCTTAATGCCCTCTTCCTTTAGTTCTTTGTTGCTGAGTTTTGGTTGCTTAGTTTTTGATACTGCAGTACaaactcttatcgacaacggcaaattagccaatcagattgcgagattacaagcaattgtggtaaaatcgGGGAATTAGTACAAGATAGATATGAAAGCACGATCCACATAGCAACGACGGATAGGAGGTCTGTCATTATTTCTAGGAAAATTGGAAATGATAGAGCCAGTGGTGCTTCAGCCAAATTGCAGTAAGTACTGAGCTTCCATCACCTGACAAGGTTTGTTAAAGAATTCCCTGAGCCTTCCTCTTTCAGACTTCAAGTGTGGAAATGTGGCGGAAAGGCTTTAAAATGATCTTTTATTCAGGACTCTAGGGGTCTGCGTATAAATTtgagtataataataataaaaaataaaaaataaaaaaataataataaataataataataataataatactttttttTATCGTTACACGTCAACTGACAGACCCGTCTAGATTCGCTGTAGCTACCTGCGGCCCGTGTATTTgtgtaaatattttaaatcaaaaaaataaagattgttgttgttgttgatctcAGTGACAGTTACCTAAGAAGAAATTCTCTCCTCCCATCATGAGTGGGCTTGG
The genomic region above belongs to Montipora capricornis isolate CH-2021 chromosome 8, ASM3666992v2, whole genome shotgun sequence and contains:
- the LOC138059956 gene encoding caspase recruitment domain-containing protein 9-like → MEDATFDEILDTNRVEIVQRLQLDRTFLFDYLRSKQIFDVGDCELVRAEKTREQRAGKFLDVLITKGEEGYLHFIDAIQLLNPSLYEKITGQKATARPSPLMMGGENFFLGSNNYGPDVDIMSNHLKRTMSDLQDLTIRYDEVLKEKAVLEKRLSRTSKELFEKNQLIDELEKRYFDTEAMLMESHSSAKKVVEGAAQHQQEQNREMLERTHFIIALQMKLLSTKEEVDKLKEKLEESNNEKENLLNRFSQISKNYDNQRRESMKLTEKLDHQKDNVQRAEELKVKVRQLQFSNQKLKQEKDEALRELEDLKCWTEALKARYDIVEEDRKQTQESHESTVADYSELRDKADELELRLTISGREIEDLKKRCKDYEQTSNTYREQRDLYEKAWKETAAERDEVRKDREETMCRLTEVVRSRDEAIDRQMEYSRQFELQYKKTAEELHQVRERLYQTELEMEDLRKVKLQRNPSDVSDSAFAAEKKTGKSFHIDTEAAMVMKLERGEEMEENSPLESTHSSEDSYDWRSRRKTTEIIDSVKKRVAMQKSPTNEQNIDSVEDSPKKNLSLDNKLEELIPERRSLSPAAQNSLSLDRNRGRSLFKSAPTYSTLECMFGPSVSNSPSIYSAFDSNNSLYSSFRSCRSGILGLPQKLSGRCDKSSEHAALDDEKPKADEREREREGETESPTRPGYFKSISSPSKVFNFVRRHKSAESSGSSFDENGDHLDSTVSEHFKDPPSNVPMSITLETGDDEEKRRSELEEIEQALKSPTLQKSSFRKRSGALSAEDRPRSSSAPNSPSPRVRQRADVEEISSL